In Vigna angularis cultivar LongXiaoDou No.4 chromosome 8, ASM1680809v1, whole genome shotgun sequence, one DNA window encodes the following:
- the LOC108343933 gene encoding NAC domain-containing protein 75, protein MSKISNLSSVSSSDLIDAKLEEHQLCGSKQCPGCGHKFEGKPDWLGLPAGVKFDPTDQELIEHLEAKVEAKNMKSHPLIDEFIPTIEGEDGICYTHPEKLPGVTRDGLSRHFFHRPSKAYTTGTRKRRKIQNECDLQGGETRWHKTGKTRPVMVNGKQKGCKKILVLYTNFGKNRKPEKTNWVMHQYHLGQHEEEKEGELVVSKIFYQTQPRQCNWSDRSATTGEGSGEPNNSSRRDSGSGSCSSKEIATHRDEMSAVVGVPPITTFTHHPLDIHHLKPDHFSFIPFRKSFDEVGMGEASTAREVVQASGSCEEVHERQRAQHVVHHHHQQQHQQHAHHQISNSAFHISRPSHPISTIISPPPLHHTSIILDDNSYHVSRIMLQNENFQQQQQQHHHKLGGRSASGLEELIMGCTSTEIKEESSMTNPQEAEWLKYSSYWPDPDNPDHHG, encoded by the exons ATGAGTAAGATCAGCAACTTGAGTTCTGTAAGCAGTTCTGATCTCATAGATGCCAAGCTTGAAGAGCATCAATTGTGCGGATCCAAGCAGTGTCCCGGTTGCGGACACAAGTTTGAAGGGAAGCCG GACTGGCTAGGCTTGCCAGCAGGAGTGAAGTTTGATCCCACAGACCAAGAACTGATAGAACATCTTGAAGCCAAAGTGGAGGCAAAGAACATGAAATCACACCCTTTGATAGATGAGTTCATTCCAACCATTGAAGGAGAAGACGGAATCTGTTATACCCATCCAGAGAAACTTCCAG GAGTAACAAGAGATGGATTGAGCAGGCACTTCTTCCATAGACCCTCAAAGGCTTACACAACTGGGACAAGAAAGAGGAGAAAGATTCAAAACGAATGTGACTTGCAAGGTGGAGAAACCCGGTGGCACAAGACTGGTAAGACCAGGCCAGTGATGGTGAATGGAAAACAAAAGGGTTGCAAGAAAATTCTTGTCCTCTACACCAACTTTGGAAAGAACAGAAAGCCAGAGAAAACCAACTGGGTGATGCACCAATACCATTTGGGGCAGcatgaagaagagaaagagggagAGCTTGTGGTGTCCAAGATATTCTATCAGACACAGCCAAGACAGTGCAACTGGTCAGACAGAAGTGCAACAACTGGTGAAGGAAGTGGAGAACCTAACAACAGTAGCAGAAGGGACAGTGGAAGTGGAAGTTGTTCTTCCAAAGAAATTGCTACTCACAGAGATGAAATGTCTGCTGTTGTTGGTGTCCCTCCAATCACAACTTTCACTCATCACCCTTTGGACATTCACCATCTAAAACCTGATCACTTTAGCTTCATCCCTTTCAGGAAAAGCTTTGATGAG GTTGGAATGGGAGAGGCTTCAACAGCAAGGGAAGTGGTGCAAGCATCAGGTTCATGTGAAGAAGTGCATGAACGACAGAGAGCACAGCATGTagttcatcatcatcaccaacaacaacatcagCAACATGCTCATCATCAGATTTCAAACTCAGCTTTTCATATCAGTAGGCCATCACATCCCATCTCCACCATTATTTCTCCACCTCCCCTCCACCATACTTCCATCATTCTCGATGACAACTCTTACCATGTCTCTAGAATAATGctccaaaatgaaaattttcag caacaacagcaacaacatcATCATAAGCTTGGAGGAAGGTCTGCGTCTGGTTTGGAGGAACTCATCATGGGTTGCACTTCAACTGAAATCAAAGAG